In Lacrimispora indolis DSM 755, a genomic segment contains:
- a CDS encoding ABC transporter permease, whose product MSIILGVLEEGLVYAIMALGVYITYKILDFPDLSVDGTFPLGGAITVTLILAGINPVATLFIAFAVGALAGCITGFIHVKLKVRDLLSGIIVMTALYSVNLRVAGKSNVPFFNNDSIFENSFVNGLFSEKLAAVSVVLILAFIVVIVKLLLDQYLKTRSGYLLRAVGDNETLVTSLAKDKGMVKVIGLAIANGLAALAGSVYCQQKGFFEISMGTGTIVIGLANVIIGTKLFKRAGFVKSTTAVIIGSIIYKACVSLAIYLGMEASDLKLITSVLFLVILVFSNGREKKVKHHA is encoded by the coding sequence ATGTCAATCATACTTGGCGTTTTGGAAGAAGGCCTGGTCTATGCCATTATGGCGCTGGGCGTTTACATCACCTATAAAATTCTGGATTTTCCGGATCTGTCCGTGGATGGAACCTTCCCATTGGGAGGCGCTATCACCGTTACCCTGATCCTGGCCGGAATCAACCCGGTGGCAACGCTTTTTATCGCTTTTGCCGTGGGCGCTCTGGCCGGGTGCATTACCGGATTCATCCATGTAAAGTTAAAGGTACGTGATCTTCTGTCAGGTATTATTGTCATGACTGCCCTTTATTCAGTAAACCTAAGGGTGGCCGGAAAATCCAATGTTCCTTTTTTTAACAATGATTCTATTTTTGAAAACAGCTTTGTAAATGGTCTGTTTTCCGAAAAGCTTGCAGCTGTCAGCGTTGTGCTTATACTGGCTTTCATTGTGGTAATCGTTAAGCTTTTACTTGACCAGTATTTAAAGACCCGCTCCGGGTATTTACTAAGGGCCGTGGGTGACAATGAAACACTTGTCACCTCTCTGGCCAAGGATAAAGGCATGGTAAAGGTCATCGGCCTTGCCATCGCAAATGGCCTGGCTGCCCTGGCCGGCTCCGTATACTGCCAGCAAAAAGGATTTTTTGAAATCAGTATGGGCACCGGTACCATTGTGATCGGCCTTGCCAATGTGATCATCGGCACAAAGCTGTTTAAGCGGGCGGGATTTGTAAAATCCACAACAGCGGTCATTATCGGCTCCATCATTTACAAGGCCTGCGTGTCTTTGGCCATTTATCTGGGAATGGAAGCATCGGATTTAAAGCTGATCACGTCTGTGCTGTTCCTGGTCATTCTGGTGTTCAGCAACGGCAGGGAAAAGAAGGTGAAACATCATGCTTGA
- a CDS encoding ABC transporter ATP-binding protein yields MLELQNINKYYNQGTVNEMCLFQDFNLTIKDQQFVSVVGSNGSGKTSLLNIICGSIPLDSGSILVGGVDITGMPEFKRQRRIGRVYQNPAMGTCPNMTILENMALADTKGKPFNLLPGTNKQRISYYREQLRFLGLGLEDKLHVKVGVLSGGQRQAMALLMSTMTPIEFLILDEHTAALDPKTAEIIMELTDKIVKEKHLTTVMVTHNLRYAVEYGNRLIMMHQGNAIIDKAGEEKSNVDVEHILEKFNEISIECGN; encoded by the coding sequence ATGCTTGAACTTCAAAACATCAATAAATATTATAACCAGGGAACAGTCAATGAGATGTGCCTGTTCCAGGACTTTAACCTCACCATTAAAGATCAGCAGTTCGTATCAGTGGTGGGGAGCAATGGCTCCGGAAAGACTTCCCTGCTAAACATCATCTGCGGAAGCATTCCCTTGGACAGCGGCTCCATTCTGGTGGGCGGCGTTGATATTACCGGTATGCCGGAGTTTAAACGCCAGCGCCGCATCGGAAGAGTTTACCAGAACCCGGCAATGGGCACGTGCCCCAACATGACTATCCTGGAAAATATGGCCCTGGCTGATACCAAGGGAAAGCCATTTAACCTTCTTCCCGGAACCAACAAGCAGCGGATCTCCTATTACAGGGAGCAGCTCCGTTTCCTTGGCCTTGGCTTAGAGGATAAGCTTCATGTAAAGGTAGGCGTTCTTTCCGGCGGCCAGAGGCAGGCCATGGCCCTTCTCATGTCAACCATGACTCCCATCGAATTCCTGATCTTAGATGAGCACACAGCTGCCTTGGATCCAAAAACCGCTGAGATCATTATGGAACTGACGGATAAGATTGTAAAAGAAAAGCATCTGACCACCGTTATGGTCACTCACAACCTCCGCTATGCGGTGGAATACGGAAACCGCCTGATAATGATGCATCAGGGAAATGCCATCATTGATAAAGCAGGGGAAGAAAAGTCCAATGTGGATGTGGAGCACATTTTAGAGAAGTTTAATGAGATCAGCATTGAATGCGGAAATTAA
- a CDS encoding sugar kinase: MSDRPFDLLSLGELLLRLSPEGVERLVRGDSFQKQVGGAELNVAVGAALLGLHTGVVTQLPFNDIGNFVKNKVRSYGISDDYFVYDSSSNARLGLYYYEYGAYPRKPKVIYDRKNSSFVQISTSSFPEEMYQAATCFHTTGITLALCENTRKTAVDMIKKFKQSGTIISFDVNFRGNLWTGEEARDCIEQILPYVDIFFCSEETARLTFKKTGNVKEMMKSFTEEYPISVVASTQRIVHSPKSHTFGSVIYDASTKEYYEEEPYHNIDVVDRIGSGDAYIAGALYGLLSSGGDCMKAVQYGNATAALKNTIPGDLPTSDLSEVNTVIKDHNDKGPQSEMSR, from the coding sequence ATGAGTGACAGACCTTTTGATTTACTGAGCCTGGGAGAACTGCTGTTACGCCTGTCTCCGGAAGGTGTGGAACGGCTTGTCCGGGGAGATTCCTTTCAAAAGCAGGTGGGCGGCGCGGAATTAAACGTTGCCGTAGGCGCGGCTCTTTTAGGGCTTCATACCGGCGTGGTTACCCAGCTTCCGTTTAATGATATAGGAAATTTTGTGAAGAATAAAGTCCGTTCCTATGGAATCAGTGACGACTATTTTGTTTATGACAGCAGCTCTAATGCAAGGCTGGGGCTTTATTATTATGAATACGGGGCATATCCTAGAAAACCCAAGGTCATTTACGACAGAAAGAACAGCTCCTTTGTTCAGATCAGCACCTCATCCTTCCCGGAGGAAATGTATCAGGCAGCCACCTGCTTTCACACCACAGGCATTACCCTGGCCCTGTGTGAGAATACCAGGAAAACCGCTGTTGATATGATTAAGAAATTCAAACAGTCAGGAACCATCATTTCCTTTGATGTGAATTTCCGGGGCAATCTCTGGACAGGAGAGGAAGCCAGAGATTGTATTGAGCAGATTCTTCCCTATGTGGATATTTTCTTCTGCTCCGAAGAGACGGCCAGGCTGACCTTTAAGAAAACAGGGAACGTTAAAGAGATGATGAAGAGCTTTACGGAAGAATACCCTATTTCCGTTGTGGCCTCCACCCAGAGAATCGTTCACAGTCCCAAGAGCCATACCTTTGGATCTGTGATTTATGATGCTTCCACAAAGGAATATTATGAGGAAGAGCCTTACCATAACATTGATGTTGTGGACAGGATCGGAAGCGGAGACGCATATATTGCAGGCGCCCTTTATGGACTTTTAAGCAGCGGAGGCGACTGCATGAAGGCAGTGCAGTACGGCAATGCAACGGCTGCCTTGAAAAATACCATACCCGGGGACCTTCCCACCTCTGATTTAAGTGAGGTTAATACTGTTATTAAAGACCATAATGACAAAGGGCCACAGAGTGAGATGAGCAGATAA
- a CDS encoding sugar kinase: protein MAKLVTMGEIMLRLSTPNNEKFIQADEFDVNYGGGEANVAVSLANYGHDVQFVTAVPGNPIGECAVAALRKYNVGTKHISRSGERLGIYYLETGSAMRASAVVYDRAHSSIATATAANFDFDEIFKDADWFHFTGITPAVSDEAAELTEAALKAAKAHGVTVSVDLNFRKKLWSSEKAQRVMTNLMQYVDVCIGNEEDAEKVLGFKPGNTDVTSGELELQGYVDIFNQMIDKFNFKYVISSLRESYSASDNGWSACIMDGQTREFYHSRKYRVTPIVDRVGGGDSFAAGVICGLVDGKDYKGALEFAVAASALKHTIPGDFNLVTREDVETLAGGDGSGRVQR from the coding sequence ATGGCAAAACTTGTGACCATGGGCGAGATCATGTTAAGATTATCTACCCCAAATAATGAGAAATTTATCCAGGCAGATGAGTTTGATGTAAACTATGGCGGCGGTGAGGCTAACGTAGCCGTTTCCCTGGCAAACTATGGACATGACGTTCAGTTCGTAACTGCAGTTCCGGGGAACCCCATCGGTGAGTGTGCAGTGGCTGCTTTAAGAAAATACAACGTAGGAACAAAGCACATTTCAAGAAGCGGAGAAAGACTTGGAATCTATTATTTAGAGACAGGCTCCGCCATGAGAGCATCTGCAGTGGTATATGACAGGGCACATTCCTCCATTGCAACGGCAACTGCGGCAAATTTCGATTTTGACGAGATCTTTAAGGATGCAGACTGGTTCCATTTTACAGGAATCACACCCGCTGTAAGCGATGAAGCGGCAGAACTGACTGAGGCAGCTTTAAAGGCAGCCAAGGCTCACGGCGTAACCGTTTCCGTTGATTTGAACTTCCGTAAGAAATTATGGTCTTCCGAGAAGGCTCAGAGAGTTATGACAAACCTGATGCAGTACGTTGACGTGTGCATCGGCAACGAAGAGGATGCAGAAAAGGTTCTTGGCTTTAAGCCGGGCAATACCGACGTAACTTCCGGTGAACTGGAATTACAGGGCTATGTGGACATCTTCAATCAGATGATCGATAAGTTTAACTTCAAATACGTGATCAGTTCCTTACGTGAAAGCTACTCAGCTTCCGATAACGGCTGGTCAGCATGCATCATGGATGGCCAGACCCGTGAATTCTACCACTCCAGGAAATACCGCGTTACCCCTATCGTTGACCGTGTGGGCGGCGGCGATTCCTTTGCAGCAGGCGTGATCTGCGGCCTGGTTGACGGCAAGGACTATAAGGGCGCTTTGGAATTTGCTGTTGCTGCATCTGCATTAAAGCACACCATTCCCGGAGACTTCAACCTGGTAACCAGAGAGGACGTGGAAACTCTGGCAGGCGGCGACGGTTCAGGACGTGTTCAGAGATAA
- a CDS encoding bifunctional 2-keto-4-hydroxyglutarate aldolase/2-keto-3-deoxy-6-phosphogluconate aldolase — protein sequence MKKEQVLSRMKKDCLVAVVRAKNFEQGEKVVDAIIAGGINFIEITMTMDEGNPIEFIAKMSEKYSKNADVVIGAGTVLDPETARAAILAGANYVVSPGLNVETIKLCNRYRVPMLPGVMTPTEAITALECGCDVIKIFPGNIMGPEAISSFKGPLPQGEFMPSGGVDVDNVDKWIKAGAYAVGTGSSLTKGAKTGDFAAVTAKAKEFVEAVAAAR from the coding sequence ATGAAAAAGGAACAGGTTTTATCAAGGATGAAAAAAGACTGTCTGGTAGCTGTTGTTCGTGCAAAGAATTTTGAGCAGGGCGAAAAGGTAGTTGACGCCATCATTGCAGGCGGCATCAATTTCATTGAAATCACAATGACCATGGATGAAGGAAATCCAATTGAATTCATCGCAAAAATGTCTGAAAAATATAGCAAAAATGCAGATGTAGTAATTGGAGCAGGAACAGTTCTTGATCCGGAAACAGCAAGAGCTGCGATCCTTGCAGGAGCCAATTATGTGGTAAGCCCCGGCTTAAACGTTGAGACGATCAAGCTTTGCAACCGTTACAGAGTGCCTATGCTGCCGGGAGTTATGACACCTACCGAAGCAATCACCGCTTTAGAGTGCGGCTGTGACGTGATCAAGATCTTCCCAGGCAACATCATGGGACCGGAAGCAATCAGCTCCTTTAAAGGACCCCTTCCCCAGGGAGAGTTCATGCCCTCCGGCGGCGTTGACGTTGACAACGTGGATAAGTGGATCAAGGCCGGAGCCTATGCCGTTGGTACAGGAAGCAGCTTAACAAAAGGCGCTAAGACCGGAGATTTTGCGGCAGTCACAGCAAAGGCAAAGGAATTCGTCGAGGCAGTAGCCGCAGCAAGGTAA
- a CDS encoding IclR family transcriptional regulator, whose amino-acid sequence MKLNRTTQRTVEILKLISRTPQGATLDDLCEKLDLPKTSAYDIVTTLAEMGMVNVTRGQKQNYTIGLMAYRIGVNYTNNLDFIGIIEPVLKAFSKEVGKTVFFGIPSDHHVVYICKFEPENPIITTATVGSKNPMYCTSLGKVILAYSGEEAREQMINRLKFTQFTERTIRNRGQLLEELKKVRERGYAFDAREMEEHMQCVGAPVFDRDGNVLGAISISSLYKPSEDYEALGMLVSQKGMEVSRLLGFLGKI is encoded by the coding sequence ATGAAACTGAACAGAACGACACAAAGAACTGTGGAGATCTTAAAGCTGATCTCCAGAACGCCCCAGGGGGCTACCTTAGATGATCTCTGCGAAAAACTGGACTTACCCAAGACCAGCGCCTACGATATCGTGACGACCCTTGCTGAAATGGGTATGGTGAATGTGACCAGAGGGCAGAAGCAGAATTATACCATAGGTCTGATGGCCTACCGCATTGGCGTTAACTATACGAACAATCTGGACTTTATCGGAATCATTGAGCCGGTGCTGAAAGCATTTTCAAAGGAAGTGGGAAAAACGGTCTTTTTTGGAATTCCGTCGGATCATCATGTGGTATACATATGTAAGTTCGAACCGGAGAATCCTATTATTACCACAGCTACCGTTGGTTCGAAAAATCCTATGTACTGCACCTCCCTTGGAAAGGTGATCCTGGCCTACAGCGGGGAGGAAGCCAGGGAGCAGATGATCAACCGGCTGAAATTTACTCAGTTCACAGAGCGGACCATCAGAAACAGAGGACAGCTCCTTGAAGAACTGAAGAAGGTGAGGGAGAGAGGCTATGCCTTTGATGCAAGAGAAATGGAGGAGCATATGCAGTGTGTGGGAGCGCCGGTTTTTGACCGGGATGGCAATGTGCTGGGAGCCATCAGCATCTCCAGTCTTTATAAGCCTTCGGAAGATTATGAGGCTTTGGGAATGCTGGTTTCCCAAAAGGGCATGGAGGTTTCCCGTTTGTTAGGATTTCTTGGAAAAATATAA
- a CDS encoding LacI family DNA-binding transcriptional regulator: protein MNIYDVSEHAHVSIATVSRVINGNPNVSEKTRKRVLDVMEELGYTPNVFARSLGLNTMKTIGIMCADSSDPWLAEAIYYLEKELRGNGYDSLLCCTGYLPETKKKYLELLRSKRVDAIILTGSHYIEAKAKDNAYLIEAAKDLPIMLVNGSLDGEQIYSTVCDDHAAVYDATLRLYHSGRSSVLYLYSGNSFSNLHKISGYRAAVRDAGFLIREELMVLCHKDLDAAMDRLDTLSRSGVHFDAVLASEDILAVGAVKYADKAGLKVPQDLSIIGYNNSILSKCTTPEITSVDNKVEALCTTTVNTLMKVLEVGNVPTKTTITPELVKRGTTNF, encoded by the coding sequence TTGAATATCTACGATGTTTCCGAACATGCTCACGTATCCATTGCCACTGTCTCCCGTGTCATCAACGGGAATCCCAATGTCAGTGAAAAGACCAGGAAACGGGTTCTGGACGTCATGGAAGAACTGGGCTATACTCCCAATGTATTTGCCAGAAGTCTGGGATTAAATACGATGAAAACCATTGGGATCATGTGCGCTGATTCTTCTGATCCGTGGCTGGCGGAAGCTATCTATTATCTGGAAAAGGAGCTGCGGGGCAATGGTTATGATTCCCTCCTCTGCTGCACCGGCTATCTTCCTGAAACCAAAAAGAAATACCTGGAACTTTTGCGTTCCAAGCGGGTGGATGCCATTATCCTGACCGGTTCCCATTATATAGAGGCAAAAGCAAAGGACAATGCCTATCTAATAGAGGCGGCAAAGGACCTTCCCATTATGCTGGTCAACGGAAGTCTTGACGGTGAACAGATCTACAGCACGGTTTGTGACGACCACGCCGCGGTCTATGATGCCACTTTACGGCTTTACCACTCCGGCCGATCCTCGGTGCTTTACCTTTATTCCGGAAATTCCTTCAGTAATCTGCACAAGATTTCCGGTTACCGGGCTGCTGTAAGAGATGCCGGTTTTCTCATACGGGAAGAGCTTATGGTGCTCTGCCACAAAGATCTGGATGCTGCCATGGACCGGCTGGACACGCTTTCCCGCTCCGGAGTCCATTTTGATGCGGTTCTGGCTTCTGAGGATATTCTGGCTGTTGGAGCTGTAAAGTATGCAGACAAGGCTGGACTTAAGGTGCCTCAGGATTTAAGCATCATCGGATACAACAACTCCATCCTGTCTAAGTGCACCACCCCTGAGATCACTTCCGTCGACAATAAGGTGGAAGCGCTCTGCACCACCACCGTGAACACTCTCATGAAGGTACTGGAAGTGGGTAACGTCCCTACGAAAACTACCATTACCCCTGAGCTGGTAAAACGAGGTACTACTAATTTTTAA
- the uxaC gene encoding glucuronate isomerase, with protein MKQFMDKDFLLSTDSAKALYHTYGENMPIIDYHCHINPQEIYEDRKFDTITQVWLGGDHYKWRQMRSCGVDERYITGDASDREKFQKWAEILPKLIGNPLYHWSHLELQRYFGYTGHLNGNTAEEVWNLCNEKLHEDSMSVRNIIKQSNVKLICTTDDPADTLEWHKKIAEDPSFEVKVLPAWRPDKAMNIEKPDFAAYMAKLSAASGVEIKDFASLKAALKNRMEFFASQGCNVSDHALEYVMYAPADEAELDEIFAKGLGGKAISREDELKYKTAFMLFAAKEYNRMGWVMQLHYGCKRDNNAMMFEQIGPDTGFDCINNYAPSAQMADFLNALSATDEIPKTIIYSLNPNDNASIGTILGCFQSKFPGKIQQGSAWWFNDHKAGMTEQMTSLANLGSLGNFIGMLTDSRSFLSYTRHEYFRRILCELIGGWVENGEYPDDQEALKEIIEGISFNNAVRYFNFEI; from the coding sequence ATGAAACAGTTTATGGACAAAGACTTTTTACTGTCTACCGATTCAGCCAAGGCACTTTATCACACCTATGGGGAGAACATGCCCATCATAGACTACCACTGCCATATCAATCCCCAGGAGATCTATGAAGACCGCAAATTTGATACCATCACCCAGGTATGGCTGGGAGGCGACCATTATAAATGGCGCCAGATGCGCTCCTGCGGCGTGGATGAAAGATATATTACCGGAGATGCTTCTGACCGCGAGAAATTCCAGAAGTGGGCAGAAATCCTGCCAAAGCTGATCGGCAATCCTCTTTATCACTGGAGCCACTTAGAGCTTCAGAGATATTTCGGTTATACCGGCCATTTAAATGGTAATACCGCGGAAGAGGTATGGAATTTATGCAACGAAAAGCTTCATGAGGATTCCATGAGCGTGCGAAATATCATCAAACAGTCCAATGTCAAACTGATCTGCACCACCGACGATCCTGCAGATACGCTGGAATGGCACAAAAAAATCGCTGAGGATCCTTCCTTTGAAGTAAAAGTGCTTCCTGCCTGGAGGCCTGATAAGGCTATGAACATCGAAAAACCAGATTTTGCCGCCTATATGGCAAAATTATCCGCTGCAAGCGGCGTGGAAATCAAGGATTTCGCTTCCTTAAAGGCTGCCTTAAAGAACCGTATGGAATTCTTCGCAAGTCAGGGCTGCAACGTATCCGACCATGCTCTTGAATACGTTATGTACGCTCCTGCCGATGAAGCGGAGCTTGATGAGATCTTTGCAAAAGGACTTGGCGGCAAGGCCATTTCAAGGGAAGATGAATTAAAATACAAGACTGCTTTCATGCTGTTCGCTGCAAAAGAATACAACCGCATGGGCTGGGTGATGCAGCTTCATTATGGCTGCAAGCGTGACAATAATGCCATGATGTTTGAACAGATAGGTCCTGACACTGGTTTTGACTGCATCAACAACTACGCTCCTTCCGCACAGATGGCTGATTTCTTAAATGCACTGAGCGCAACCGATGAGATACCCAAGACTATCATTTACTCCTTAAACCCCAATGACAACGCCTCCATAGGAACCATCCTGGGCTGTTTCCAGAGCAAATTCCCCGGGAAGATCCAGCAGGGCTCCGCATGGTGGTTCAATGATCATAAGGCCGGCATGACCGAGCAGATGACCTCTCTGGCAAACTTGGGAAGCCTTGGTAACTTCATCGGAATGCTTACCGATTCCAGAAGCTTCTTATCTTATACAAGACACGAATACTTCCGCAGGATCCTCTGCGAGCTGATCGGCGGCTGGGTGGAAAACGGAGAATATCCGGATGACCAGGAAGCCCTGAAAGAAATCATTGAGGGAATTTCCTTTAACAATGCTGTAAGGTATTTCAATTTTGAAATTTAA
- a CDS encoding RnfABCDGE type electron transport complex subunit B: MVTGIILAAAIVGVIGILIGVFLGIASEKFKVEVDEKEILVRNELPGNNCGGCGYAGCDALAKAIAAGQADVAACPVGGAAVAERIGRIMGIEAGSLDKKVAFVKCKGTCDKTKVQYNYYGIDDCRMISVVPGSGEKACVYGCMGYGSCVKACEFDAIHVVNGVAVVDKEKCVACGKCVSACPSKLIDLVPYKAKHLVQCNSHDRGKDVKAKCEVGCIACTLCTKQCEFDAIHMDNNVAIIDYEKCTNCGKCAAKCPVKVIQ, translated from the coding sequence ATGGTAACAGGTATCATATTAGCGGCAGCTATTGTGGGCGTCATCGGTATTTTGATCGGTGTGTTCTTAGGGATTGCCAGCGAAAAGTTTAAAGTAGAAGTAGATGAAAAAGAGATTCTTGTCCGTAATGAGCTTCCGGGAAACAACTGCGGCGGCTGCGGATATGCAGGCTGTGACGCTCTGGCCAAGGCCATTGCCGCAGGTCAGGCAGATGTTGCTGCCTGTCCTGTGGGCGGTGCAGCGGTAGCAGAAAGGATCGGCAGGATCATGGGAATTGAGGCCGGTTCTTTGGATAAGAAGGTCGCCTTTGTAAAATGCAAGGGAACCTGTGATAAGACAAAGGTCCAGTACAATTATTACGGAATTGACGACTGCCGGATGATCTCGGTGGTGCCTGGTTCCGGAGAAAAAGCCTGTGTCTATGGCTGCATGGGATACGGCTCCTGTGTGAAGGCCTGTGAGTTTGACGCCATACATGTGGTTAATGGTGTGGCAGTGGTGGATAAGGAGAAGTGCGTAGCCTGCGGCAAATGTGTTTCTGCCTGTCCAAGCAAGCTGATCGACCTGGTTCCCTATAAGGCAAAGCATCTGGTTCAATGTAATTCCCATGACAGGGGCAAAGACGTGAAGGCAAAATGTGAGGTAGGCTGTATCGCTTGTACGCTGTGTACAAAGCAATGTGAGTTCGACGCCATTCACATGGATAATAATGTTGCAATCATCGATTATGAGAAATGTACCAACTGCGGAAAATGCGCGGCAAAATGTCCTGTAAAGGTGATTCAGTAA
- the rsxA gene encoding electron transport complex subunit RsxA has protein sequence MKELLLIAIGSALVNNVVLSQFLGLCPFLGVSKNVKTSAGMGAAVIFVITIAAFATSVIYKGILVGLHLEFLQTIVFILVIAALVQFVEMFLKKSMPALYEALGVYLPLITTNCAVLGVALTNVQKGYNILESVVNGVGISVGFTIAIVMLAGVRERIEYNDVPHSFKGSPIVLITSGLMAIAFFGFSGLIK, from the coding sequence ATGAAAGAATTGTTATTGATTGCCATTGGCTCCGCATTGGTCAACAACGTAGTGCTCAGCCAGTTTCTCGGCCTTTGTCCATTCCTTGGTGTTTCCAAAAATGTGAAGACCTCTGCCGGTATGGGCGCAGCCGTTATTTTCGTAATTACCATTGCAGCATTTGCTACCAGCGTGATTTATAAGGGAATCCTGGTAGGACTTCATCTGGAGTTTTTACAGACCATCGTGTTCATCCTGGTCATTGCGGCTCTGGTGCAGTTTGTAGAAATGTTTTTAAAGAAATCAATGCCTGCTCTTTATGAGGCGCTGGGAGTGTATCTTCCTTTGATCACCACCAACTGTGCAGTTTTGGGCGTGGCCTTAACCAACGTGCAGAAGGGATATAACATTCTGGAAAGTGTTGTCAACGGTGTGGGTATTTCCGTAGGCTTTACCATTGCCATTGTTATGCTGGCGGGTGTCCGTGAGAGAATCGAATACAATGACGTTCCCCATTCTTTTAAGGGGTCCCCAATTGTCCTGATTACCTCCGGCCTGATGGCAATCGCATTTTTCGGATTTTCCGGATTAATCAAATAA
- the rsxE gene encoding electron transport complex subunit RsxE, which produces MNNKCVERLFNGIVKENPTFILMLGMCPTLAVTTSAVNGVGMGLSTTVVLLFSNMLISALRKIIPDRVRIPAYIVVVATLVTIVQLLLEAYVPSLYSALGIYIPLIVVNCIILGRAESYASKNGVMESTFDGIGMGLGFTVALTCIGLVRELLGSGAIFGYTIIPEDFHISIFVLAPGAFFVLSILTALQNKFKAPSATNGSSSNSELACGGNCAACTGSSCMSNHEVLQARKKQMEEEALAAKKAQAAKKEAEAKAAASRKDE; this is translated from the coding sequence ATGAACAACAAATGTGTAGAACGTTTATTTAACGGTATTGTAAAAGAGAACCCGACCTTCATCCTGATGCTTGGCATGTGTCCGACTCTGGCTGTTACCACGTCAGCGGTGAACGGGGTGGGCATGGGGCTTTCCACGACCGTGGTGCTTTTATTTTCCAATATGCTTATTTCTGCCCTTCGTAAGATTATCCCGGACCGGGTGAGGATTCCGGCTTATATCGTTGTCGTTGCGACCCTGGTTACGATCGTGCAGCTTCTTTTAGAGGCCTATGTACCAAGTCTGTATTCTGCCCTTGGTATTTATATCCCTCTGATCGTGGTAAACTGTATTATTTTAGGCCGGGCAGAGTCCTATGCTTCCAAGAACGGCGTGATGGAATCCACCTTTGACGGAATCGGTATGGGGCTTGGCTTTACCGTTGCCCTTACCTGCATCGGCCTTGTCCGTGAGCTCTTAGGCTCCGGCGCAATATTCGGATATACCATCATTCCGGAAGATTTCCATATTTCCATTTTTGTCCTGGCTCCAGGCGCGTTCTTTGTGCTGTCTATTTTAACAGCCCTTCAGAACAAGTTTAAAGCGCCTTCCGCAACCAACGGTTCTTCTTCTAATTCTGAATTAGCCTGCGGCGGCAACTGTGCTGCTTGCACCGGTTCCTCCTGCATGTCCAATCATGAGGTTCTTCAGGCCAGAAAGAAGCAGATGGAAGAGGAGGCCCTGGCAGCAAAGAAGGCACAGGCAGCAAAAAAGGAAGCAGAAGCAAAAGCGGCGGCTTCCAGGAAAGATGAATAG
- a CDS encoding RnfABCDGE type electron transport complex subunit G, which translates to MKNGGFMKDAVILFLITLISGFLLGGAYQITKEPIAKATEAANQAAYKKVFPEAADFISDDEMKAAVEVCNAELLSQNFGKAAVDNALRAVDGSGTVMGYVITSHSDDSYSGVVQISVGIKEDGAINGIEFLAISDTPGLGLKAKEPAFKDQYAGKNQESLTVTKSGNAGDGEINAISGATITSSAVTNAVNAALYYVHHSIDR; encoded by the coding sequence ATGAAAAACGGCGGATTTATGAAAGATGCAGTGATTTTATTTTTAATCACCCTGATTTCCGGCTTTTTGCTGGGCGGCGCTTATCAGATCACAAAGGAACCTATTGCAAAGGCAACGGAGGCCGCGAATCAGGCGGCGTATAAAAAGGTATTTCCGGAAGCAGCTGATTTTATATCGGATGATGAAATGAAGGCAGCCGTGGAAGTCTGTAACGCAGAACTGCTTTCCCAGAACTTTGGAAAGGCAGCCGTGGACAATGCTCTTCGGGCAGTGGACGGAAGCGGGACCGTTATGGGATATGTAATTACTTCCCATTCTGATGACAGCTACAGCGGTGTGGTGCAGATCTCCGTGGGCATTAAAGAAGACGGAGCCATTAACGGCATTGAGTTTCTGGCCATCAGCGATACTCCGGGACTGGGCTTAAAGGCCAAGGAACCGGCGTTTAAGGATCAGTATGCAGGAAAGAATCAGGAATCTCTTACCGTAACAAAATCCGGCAATGCCGGTGACGGCGAGATCAATGCCATCAGTGGAGCTACCATTACATCAAGCGCAGTAACCAATGCAGTCAATGCCGCATTGTATTACGTGCATCACAGTATTGACCGGTAG